One Megalopta genalis isolate 19385.01 chromosome 5, iyMegGena1_principal, whole genome shotgun sequence DNA window includes the following coding sequences:
- the LOC117227449 gene encoding uncharacterized protein LOC117227449, with protein MDIARRMNLICLALVMLKLVRARMQGIESSGEYLQKAMMQLQEFNVPPPVNVYERLASGNGYNNLATDEKQAHRVQRINMHPRHKYKNQSHHVLLAERADALRYDAESLPSRYQPYSSAMTKVQEPELLGFTRAELASMYKNALERGSAVNLQSLTNALSTGELPNVPQTPVEFPVKSPSYQYYFFPLKSFMSEFKKDHGYKTIPPAVFNSSPAPLSTQSLLTSSPLFVAISTFVTMAVLFMMSVLFLPRLPAIEALLQSREIQDDFLHLSSAIVNAIDRYNLLESFKGQRVEYMR; from the exons ATGGATATCGCGAGGAGAATGAATCTGATTTGTCTCGCTTTGGTGATGTTGAAACTTGTTCGCGCGAGAATGCAGGGAATCGAGTCCAGCGGCGAGTATCTGCAGAAGGCGATGATGCAGCTGCAAGAGTTCAACGTTCCTCCCCCCGTAAATGTTTACGAACGGCTCGCCTCGGGCAACGGCTACAACAATTTGGCCACCGATGAGAAACAGGCTCATCGAGTCCAGAGGATCAACATGCATCCGCGACACAAGTATAAAAACCAGAGCCATCATGTTCTGCTGGCCGAGAGGGCGGACGCGCTTCGTTACGACGCGGAAAGTCTTCCCAGTCGTTATCAG CCCTATAGCTCCGCCATGACCAAAGTACAAGAACCGGAATTGCTGGGGTTCACGCGGGCCGAGCTGGCGTCCATGTACAAAAATGCGTTGGAAAGAGGATCGGCGGTGAATTTGCAATCGTTGACCAACGCGCTTTCCACTGGAGAATTACCTAACGTGCCGCAGACTCCCGTGGAGTTTCCGGTCAAATCTCCTAGTTACCAATATTATTTTTTCCCATTGAAGAGCTTCATGTCCGAATTCAAGAAAGACCACGGCTACAAAACGATA CCTCCAGCTGTATTTAATAGTTCTCCGGCTCCATTGTCCACTCAATCGCTGTTAACGTCGAGCCCTCTCTTCGTCGCCATAAGCACCTTCGTTACCATGGCGGTTCTGTTCATGATGAGCGTTTTATTTCTACCGAGACTGCCTGCGATCGAAGCTCTGCTGCAATCACGGGAGATTCAGGAcgattttcttcatttgtcgAGCGCTATTGTGAACGCCATCGATCGGTACAATCTTCTGGAGAGCTTCAAAGGACAGCGCGTCGAGTACATGAGATAG
- the wkd gene encoding TBC1 domain family member whacked → MASSGSHNGDADTESNKFEGSKIDRHGFLRRDSSNYSTDSLAKQGIPPEVMLRRERKWIQMLNNWKHFMNTNYRKVRERCRKGIPPSVRLRAWLNLCGGQLLMDTYPNLFEELVERSGDPKYIDDIKKDLHRQFPHHVMFIGEAPGQEELFKVLKAYSILNSTVGYCQAHAPIAAFLLMHMPTVQAFWCLVAICDKYLVGYYSQGMETLLRDGDILFALLKRVSPIAYKHLKKQKMEPIMYMTEWFLCVYTRTLPWESILRVWDMFLCEGVKVIFKVGLVLLKGSLGRASLVKRCPAVYETLEVLRNPPQHIMEEEALVYQIRKLNLSEEDFEYEHQRQVLKRKAEQAASPANRTD, encoded by the exons ATGGCGTCCTCAGGATCGCATAATGGGGATGCTGATACGGAAAGCAATAAGTTCGAGGGCTCGAAGATCGACCGACACGGGTTCCTTCGAAGGGATTCCTCCAACTATAGCACGGACAG CCTCGCGAAACAGGGAATACCTCCGGAGGTAATGCTGAGGAGAGAAAGGAAATGGATACAGATGCTTAACAATTGGAAGCACTTCATGAACACGAACTATCGTAAAGTTAGAGAACGATGCAGGAAGGGCATACCGCCGTCCGTGAGACTCAGAGCATGGTTGAACCTGTGCGGCGGTCAGCTGTTGATGGACACGTATCCGAATCTATTCGAAGAACTGGTAGAACGATCCGGCGACCCTAAATATATAGACGACATTAAGAAGGATCTCCATAGACAATTTCCGCATCATGTGATGTTCATCGGCGAAGCTCCTGGCCAGGAAGAATTGTTCAAAGTACTAAAGGCGTATTCCATTTTAAATAGTACGGTCGGCTATTGCCAAGCTCATGCGCCCATCGCCGCATTTCTGTTGATGCACATGCCGACGGTACAAGCGTTCTGGTGCCTGGTTGCGATATGCGATAAATATCTGGTCGGGTATTATAGCCAAGGAATGGAGACGTTGCTCCGCGACGGAGACATCCTGTTTGCTCTTCTGAAGAGAGTGTCTCCTATTGCCTATAAACACCTG AAGAAACAAAAGATGGAGCCGATAATGTACATGACTGAATGGTTCTTGTGTGTTTATACGCGAACACTGCCATGGGAAAGTATCTTGCGAGTGTGGGATATGTTTCTCTGCGAGGGAGTTAAAGTTATATTTAAAGTAGGATTAGTATTGTTAAAAGGCAGCTTGGGACGTGCATCGTTAGTTAAACGTTGTCCGGCGGTTTACGAAACGCTGGAAGTATTAAGAAATCCTCCGCAGCATATTATGGAGGAGGAGGCTCTGGTCTATCAG ATCCGGAAGTTGAATCTGTCCGAAGAAGACTTCGAGTACGAGCATCAACGTCAAGTGCTGAAACGCAAAGCGGAACAAGCTGCTTCTCCTGCTAATCGGACAGACTGa